One Falco peregrinus isolate bFalPer1 chromosome 6, bFalPer1.pri, whole genome shotgun sequence DNA segment encodes these proteins:
- the VTCN1 gene encoding V-set domain-containing T-cell activation inhibitor 1 encodes MLPASSFLKVQCLRSPPLSWLQLFKPDSPGECEGQGLCGTVWDLRAPGVWLVCVGAVTMASQGQVVFWSTTMVIIILAAVIALIIGFGVSGKRSISVTALTSPGNIGQRGVLGCTFEPDIQMDSIAIRWAKAGVAGLVHEFKGGKDRLQEQDASFQGRTAVFAEQVIGGNASLELRDVQLSDAGTYRCSVTTAKGSGAAVLRYRTGAFSTPKVHVENSGSGDTLQCEAPRWFPRPTVHWTACSAAGEHLPHVANTSYELNAENITLKVVSLLHNITANATYTCVIENNIAKATGNVKVTDFSITRGTNLQLVSLQAESVSRSLPACHWMLLLPLYLLSI; translated from the exons ATGCTCCCTGCTTCCTCGTTCCTGAAGGTTCAGTGCTTGCGCTCACCACCCCTTAGCTGGCTTCAGTTATTTAAGCCGGACAGCCCAGGAGAATGCGAAGGACAGGGGCTGTGTGGAACCGTGTGGGACCTTCGGGCACCTGGTGTTTGGCTTGTCTGCGTAGGTGCTGTGACCATGGCGTCCCAAGGCCAGGTCGTTTTCTGGAG CACGACTATGGTCATTATCATCCTGGCTGCGGTGATTGCCCTGATCATCGGCTTCGGTGTCTCAG GCAAACGCTCCATCAGCGTGACGGCGCTGACGTCTCCGGGGAACATCGGCCAGCGCGGCGTCCTGGGCTGCACTTTTGAGCCCGACATCCAGATGGACAGCATAGCGATCCGGTGGGCCAAGGCGGGAGTCGCTGGGCTGGTTCACGAGTTTAAAGGTGGGAAGGACCGCCTGCAAGAGCAAGATGCATCGTTTCAGGGCCGCACGGCGGTGTTCGCGGAGCAGGTGATCGGCGGCAACGCTTCCCTGGAGCTGAGGGACGTGCAGCTCTCGGACGCTGGCACCTACCGGTGCTCGGTCACCACGGCCAaagggagcggggcggcggtgCTGCGGTACAGAACGGGAG CTTTCAGCACCCCCAAGGTCCACGTGGAGAACAGCGGCAGCGGGGACACGCTGCAGTGCGAAGCACCGCGCTGGTTCCCCCGCCCCACCGTGCACTGGACAGCCTGCAGCGCCGCCGGGGAGCACCTGCCACACGTCGCCAACACCAGCTACGAGCTGAACGCTGAAAACATCACTCTGAAGGTGGTCTCCTTGCTGCACAACATCACTGCTAACGCTACCTACACCTGCGTGATTGAAAACAACATTGCCAAAGCTACGGGCAACGTCAAAGTGACAG ATTTCAGCATTACAAGGGGGACCAACTTGCAGCTGGTGAGCCTGCAGGCAGAGTCAGTGTCCCGCTCCCTTCCAGCCTGTCACTGGATGCTTCTGCTTCCCCTGTATCTGCTGTCGATATAA